The Canis lupus dingo isolate Sandy chromosome 11, ASM325472v2, whole genome shotgun sequence genome includes a region encoding these proteins:
- the HNRNPA0 gene encoding heterogeneous nuclear ribonucleoprotein A0, with protein sequence MENSQLCKLFIGGLNVQTSESGLRGHFEAFGTLTDCVVVVNPQTKRSRCFGFVTYSNVEEADAAMAASPHAVDGNTVELKRAVSREDSARPGAHAKVKKLFVGGLKGDVAEGDLIEHFSQFGTVEKAEIIADKQSGKKRGFGFVYFQNHDAADKAAVVKFHPIQGHRVEVKKAVPKEDIHSGGGGGGSRSSRGGRGGRGRGGGRDQNGLSKGGGGGGGGYNSYGGYGGGGGGGGGYNAYGGGGGGSSYGGSDYGNGFGGFGSYSQHQSSYGPMKGGGGGGGGGSSWGGRSNSGPYRGGYGGGGGYGGSSF encoded by the coding sequence ATGGAGAATTCCCAGTTGTGCAAGCTGTTCATCGGCGGCCTCAACGTGCAGACGAGTGAGTCGGGCCTGCGCGGCCACTTCGAGGCCTTTGGGACTCTGACGGACTGCGTGGTGGTGGTGAACCCCCAGACCAAGCGCTCCCGTTGCTTCGGCTTCGTGACCTACTCCAACGTGGAGGAGGCCGATGCCGCCATGGCCGCCTCGCCCCACGCCGTGGACGGCAACACGGTGGAGCTGAAGCGGGCGGTGTCCCGGGAGGATTCGGCGCGGCCCGGTGCCCACGCCAAGGTTAAGAAGCTCTTTGTCGGGGGCCTTAAGGGAGACGTGGCGGAGGGCGACCTGATCGAGCACTTCTCGCAGTTCGGCACGGTGGAAAAGGCCGAGATTATTGCCGACAAGCAGTCGGGCAAGAAGCGCGGCTTTGGCTTCGTGTATTTCCAGAATCACGACGCGGCAGACAAGGCCGCGGTTGTCAAGTTCCACCCGATCCAGGGCCATCGCGTGGAGGTGAAGAAGGCCGTGCCCAAGGAGGATATCCACTCCGGTGGGGGCGGAGGCGGCTCCCGGTCCtcccggggcggccggggcggccggggccgcggcgggggtcGAGACCAGAACGGCCTGTCcaagggcggcggcggcggcggcggcggttaCAACAGCTACGGTGGttacggcggcggcggcggcggcggtggcggctaCAATGCCTacggaggcggcggaggcggtTCGTCCTACGGTGGGAGCGACTACGGTAACGGCTTCGGCGGCTTCGGCAGCTACAGCCAGCACCAGTCCTCCTACGGGCCCATgaagggcggcggcggcggcggcggcggtggcagcAGCTGGGGCGGTCGCAGTAACAGTGGACCTTACAGAGGCGGCTACGGCGGTGGCGGTGGTTATGGAGGCAGCTCCttctaa